The genomic DNA TTTAAAATTTCTAATGCTTCCTTTACAGAAATCGCTTTGTATGTGTGGTAATTTAGCGATTGTAAATGCCTTTGAATTAATTCTAAAATATGAACATCATCATCTACTATTAATATATTTTCTTTATTTAACATCATTTAATTTTTAGGAAAACTGACAATAAAAATAGTTCCTTTTGGGATATTTGGTTTGTGTATTATCGTTCCTTTGTGACTTTTTATAATTCCGTGAACAACACTTAATCCTAAACCAGAACCTTCTCCAACGGGTTTAGATGTAAAAAACGGATTAAAGATATTCTCTGAATTAATTGTTTCTATTCCTTTGCCTTCATCAGAAATTTCAATTTCCACCGTTTTTATTTTCTCCTCAACAGTAATGTCTATTTTTCCATTTTCTGGAGAGAAATAAATGGCATTTATAACTAAGTTAAAAATCACTTGTGTTAACTGAATTCCATCTACTTTTAAATTAATTTCGTTACTTGAGTAAGCTATTTTAAAATCTATATTTTTTTTCTTAAAATTAGGTTTTAGTAAACTTATAGATTCATCAATAGTAGCGTTAATGTTAATTGAAGTCATTTGTTGTGGCATTTCACAAGAAAAAAACATTAATTTTTTTACAACTTCTCTAGAATAAATAGCACTATTTATTACTTTTTCTAAATCTTCACTTCCTATTTTATCCTCTTTATAACGTTC from Polaribacter sp. ALD11 includes the following:
- a CDS encoding sensor histidine kinase, encoding MENQITLEDKLNERIKELTCLYKVSSLVRNNNFKNIKSLLKEISASVKEAIRFPEEAFVEIKLDDFSVIDGEKIEDAIFIISAIKTFKNIKGAITVGYAKQKFSENAFLNEEKLLLKKVASEIGDFLERNEINEKEEIAKRQIERAGRLTILGEITAGIAHELNTPLANILGFTELLKERYKEDKIGSEDLEKVINSAIYSREVVKKLMFFSCEMPQQMTSININATIDESISLLKPNFKKKNIDFKIAYSSNEINLKVDGIQLTQVIFNLVINAIYFSPENGKIDITVEEKIKTVEIEISDEGKGIETINSENIFNPFFTSKPVGEGSGLGLSVVHGIIKSHKGTIIHKPNIPKGTIFIVSFPKN